A window of the Heliomicrobium gestii genome harbors these coding sequences:
- the aroC gene encoding chorismate synthase, whose protein sequence is MAALRYLTAGESHGPALTVIVEGMVAGLPLKAEDIDAHLARRQMGHGRGGRMVIEKDRAAILSGIRGGRTLGSPICLQIENRDWKNWSAIMAAGEEADVAQRRVTQPRPGHADLAGAIKYDQRDIRNILERSSARETAARVAAGAVARRFLDELGIRICSHVTAIGGAAATGEPVDRTEREWADAAVRAERSSVRCIDAALEQAMIAAIDAAKGAGDSLGGVIELAVLGMPVGVGSHVQGDRRLDARIAGAMMSLQAIKGVEIGLGFAAALRPGSRVHDEIHHDDKTGYGRATNRAGGIEGGISNGAPVIVRIAMKPIPTLYKPLMTVDIDSRQPVAASVERSDACAVPAAAVVAEAILAHVIADSLLETTGGDTIEQVRRRVDEMREQALRF, encoded by the coding sequence ATGGCGGCGTTGCGTTATTTGACGGCTGGCGAATCCCATGGGCCGGCGTTGACGGTGATTGTCGAGGGCATGGTGGCCGGTCTTCCCCTCAAGGCCGAGGATATTGACGCGCATTTGGCCCGGCGGCAGATGGGACACGGCCGAGGAGGCCGCATGGTCATTGAAAAAGACCGCGCGGCCATCCTTTCGGGGATCCGGGGCGGACGAACCTTGGGAAGCCCCATCTGCTTGCAGATCGAGAACCGCGATTGGAAGAACTGGTCGGCCATCATGGCCGCCGGGGAAGAGGCGGATGTGGCGCAACGACGGGTGACCCAGCCCCGTCCCGGTCATGCCGACTTGGCCGGCGCCATCAAATATGATCAACGGGATATCCGCAATATCCTGGAGCGCTCCAGCGCCCGCGAGACGGCGGCGCGTGTCGCCGCCGGCGCCGTCGCCCGCCGGTTTTTGGATGAGTTGGGAATCCGGATCTGTTCCCATGTGACGGCCATCGGCGGCGCGGCGGCGACCGGCGAACCGGTCGACCGGACCGAAAGGGAATGGGCCGATGCAGCCGTCCGGGCCGAGCGATCCAGCGTTCGCTGCATCGACGCCGCCTTGGAACAGGCGATGATCGCCGCCATCGATGCGGCCAAAGGGGCCGGCGACAGCCTGGGCGGTGTCATAGAACTGGCTGTCCTGGGCATGCCTGTCGGCGTCGGCAGTCATGTTCAGGGGGATCGGCGCCTCGACGCCCGCATCGCCGGCGCCATGATGAGCCTGCAGGCCATCAAAGGCGTCGAGATTGGCCTCGGTTTTGCTGCGGCGTTGCGCCCCGGATCGCGGGTCCATGACGAGATTCACCATGACGATAAAACCGGCTATGGGCGGGCGACCAACCGCGCCGGCGGGATCGAGGGCGGGATCAGCAATGGCGCTCCTGTCATTGTGCGCATCGCCATGAAACCGATTCCCACCTTATACAAGCCCTTGATGACCGTCGATATCGACAGCCGCCAGCCTGTGGCGGCGTCGGTGGAGCGCTCTGACGCCTGCGCCGTTCCGGCGGCGGCTGTCGTGGCCGAAGCCATCCTGGCTCATGTCATCGCCGACAGCCTGCTGGAGACGACTGGCGGTGACACGATCGAGCAGGTGCGCCGGCGTGTCGATGAGATGCGCGAACAGGCGCTGCGGTTCTGA
- a CDS encoding shikimate dehydrogenase: MNRPNVGAIDGHTQWVALLGYPVKHSFSPAMHNAAFERLGLNWRYAALGVKPEDLGAGIAGLAALGFRGANVTVPHKEQAIRWLDAVDPSAQRLGAVNTIVISEDGKTKGYNTDGTGFLRGLQQDNFSVAGASVMLLGAGGAARAVAFALLDGGVRSLTVVNRRRDKAEALLQSLRQWGADGVTLRSGEWEPDFLRDSAKKADLIVNATSSGMVKEESHIAYPIPPQQWLAPGPFVCDLVYNPPETELLAVARSLGCRCQNGLPMLLHQGAAAFRLWTGLEAPTPVMADALLAVRGN; the protein is encoded by the coding sequence ATGAATCGCCCGAACGTTGGCGCCATTGACGGTCATACACAGTGGGTTGCGCTGCTGGGCTATCCGGTGAAGCATTCCTTTTCACCGGCGATGCACAATGCCGCCTTTGAACGGCTGGGACTGAACTGGCGGTACGCCGCCCTTGGGGTCAAGCCGGAAGACCTTGGCGCAGGGATCGCAGGATTGGCGGCGCTGGGATTCCGGGGGGCCAATGTGACGGTTCCCCATAAAGAGCAGGCGATTCGATGGCTCGATGCGGTCGATCCATCGGCGCAACGATTGGGCGCCGTCAATACCATCGTCATCTCCGAAGATGGAAAAACGAAGGGGTACAATACGGACGGAACCGGTTTTTTGCGCGGGTTGCAGCAGGACAATTTTTCTGTCGCCGGCGCATCGGTTATGCTGTTGGGCGCCGGCGGCGCGGCCCGGGCTGTCGCCTTTGCCTTGCTTGACGGCGGTGTTCGCTCCCTCACGGTTGTCAATCGAAGGCGGGACAAGGCGGAAGCCTTGTTGCAATCCCTCCGCCAGTGGGGCGCCGATGGGGTGACACTGCGCTCCGGCGAGTGGGAGCCGGACTTCCTGCGCGATAGCGCCAAGAAGGCCGATCTGATCGTCAACGCCACCTCATCGGGGATGGTGAAGGAAGAGAGCCACATCGCCTACCCGATCCCGCCGCAACAATGGCTCGCCCCTGGCCCTTTTGTCTGTGATCTCGTGTACAACCCGCCAGAAACGGAACTGCTGGCCGTAGCCCGTTCTCTGGGCTGCCGCTGCCAAAACGGTCTGCCCATGCTGCTTCACCAGGGAGCCGCCGCCTTCCGCCTTTGGACTGGCCTGGAAGCGCCAACGCCGGTGATGGCTGACGCCTTGTTGGCTGTTCGAGGAAATTAA
- a CDS encoding YqeG family HAD IIIA-type phosphatase, with protein MKILKPARRVDAVPQVNVAELAAQGVQGVIIDLDNTLTEWNQNHLCPEIARWLEELRRHGIKICILSNNKEKRVQAFAEACGAPYISNARKPRRRGFLRAMSLLGITAEHTVVIGDQVFTDVLGGNRSGLHTILVNPISRREFLGTRLVRRLERLVLRERQPHR; from the coding sequence GTGAAGATACTCAAACCGGCCCGGCGGGTCGATGCCGTTCCTCAGGTGAATGTGGCGGAACTGGCCGCTCAAGGTGTCCAGGGTGTGATCATCGATCTCGATAACACCCTGACCGAGTGGAATCAGAACCACCTCTGCCCAGAGATCGCCCGTTGGCTCGAAGAGCTGCGGCGGCACGGAATCAAGATTTGCATCTTGTCCAACAATAAGGAAAAACGTGTCCAGGCCTTTGCTGAAGCCTGTGGCGCGCCCTACATCTCCAATGCGCGCAAGCCCCGGCGGCGCGGATTTCTGCGGGCCATGAGCCTATTGGGGATCACTGCGGAACATACGGTCGTCATCGGTGATCAGGTGTTCACCGACGTCCTCGGCGGCAACCGGTCAGGCCTGCACACCATTCTGGTCAATCCGATCAGCCGCCGGGAGTTTCTTGGCACCCGTCTCGTCCGCCGACTGGAGCGCCTCGTCCTCCGGGAGCGCCAGCCCCACCGATAG
- the pyrE gene encoding orotate phosphoribosyltransferase, translating into MEQRQMNDDKGLLSHEEVLQIFRQSEALLEGHFRLTSGRHSNRYVQCAQVLQHPDHTERLARHLAAQLRQTVGVPDVVIGPAMGGILVAYEVGRALGVRSIFTERENGTMTLRRNFAVRPGETVVVCEDVVTTGGSVREVIDVATAAGGRVLAVASLVDRSNGQVDFGVPFRAALSMEVVSWPPEECPLCKEGTPAVKPGSRT; encoded by the coding sequence ATGGAGCAAAGGCAAATGAACGATGACAAGGGCTTGTTGAGCCATGAAGAGGTTCTCCAGATTTTTCGCCAGAGTGAGGCGCTGCTGGAGGGGCATTTCCGCCTGACGTCGGGCCGGCACAGCAACCGGTATGTCCAATGCGCCCAGGTTCTGCAGCACCCGGACCATACAGAACGCCTGGCCCGCCACCTGGCCGCCCAACTGCGACAAACCGTCGGTGTTCCCGATGTGGTGATCGGACCGGCCATGGGCGGGATCCTCGTCGCTTATGAGGTCGGACGCGCCCTGGGCGTTCGTTCTATCTTTACGGAGCGTGAAAACGGAACCATGACATTGCGGCGCAATTTCGCCGTTCGCCCCGGCGAGACGGTCGTCGTCTGTGAAGACGTAGTGACGACAGGGGGGTCGGTGCGTGAGGTCATCGATGTGGCCACGGCGGCTGGCGGCCGGGTGTTGGCGGTGGCGTCCTTGGTCGACCGCTCCAACGGTCAGGTCGACTTTGGCGTCCCCTTCCGCGCCGCCCTGTCGATGGAGGTTGTCTCCTGGCCGCCGGAGGAGTGCCCTCTGTGCAAGGAGGGCACACCGGCGGTAAAACCGGGCAGCCGGACCTGA
- the pyrF gene encoding orotidine-5'-phosphate decarboxylase, which produces MKAKDRLIVALDVDSRDEAMAIVRDVGAHCGLFKVGMQLHNSAGFSVTEEIMALGYPVFLDLKFHDIPNTVGKAASVVSRRGVKMFTVHAAGGQEMLRRAVQGAQEAQKAQGSGTAGVPLVLAITVLTSLSQGVLNDEVGYGGTVEENVVRFARLAQAAGVPGVVASPREIEPIRAACGDDFVIVTPGVRPTWAATNDQARVMTPAEAMEAGASYLVVGRPITAAPDRAEAARRVAEEMAEGLARRVK; this is translated from the coding sequence GTGAAAGCAAAAGATCGGCTGATCGTAGCATTAGATGTGGATAGCCGTGACGAGGCCATGGCCATCGTTCGTGATGTGGGCGCCCACTGCGGCCTCTTCAAAGTCGGCATGCAGTTGCACAACAGCGCCGGGTTTTCTGTCACCGAAGAGATCATGGCCCTGGGCTACCCCGTTTTTTTGGATCTGAAGTTTCACGACATCCCGAACACCGTCGGCAAGGCGGCGTCGGTGGTCAGCCGGCGCGGCGTGAAGATGTTTACGGTCCATGCCGCCGGCGGACAGGAAATGCTGCGGCGAGCTGTCCAGGGAGCGCAAGAAGCGCAAAAAGCCCAAGGGTCTGGGACAGCGGGAGTCCCGCTGGTATTGGCCATCACTGTCTTGACGTCCCTGTCCCAAGGTGTTCTCAACGATGAGGTGGGCTATGGGGGAACGGTGGAAGAGAACGTGGTGCGCTTTGCCCGCCTCGCCCAAGCGGCAGGGGTGCCCGGTGTCGTCGCTTCACCCCGGGAAATCGAGCCGATTCGAGCGGCTTGCGGCGACGATTTTGTCATCGTCACGCCGGGCGTGCGTCCAACCTGGGCCGCCACCAACGATCAGGCGCGGGTGATGACGCCGGCCGAGGCGATGGAAGCCGGAGCCTCCTATCTTGTCGTGGGGCGACCGATCACGGCTGCGCCGGACCGGGCTGAAGCGGCCCGCCGCGTCGCAGAGGAAATGGCCGAGGGTTTGGCCCGCCGGGTAAAATGA
- a CDS encoding carboxypeptidase regulatory-like domain-containing protein: MRYWKKLLSLITLCAFSMATVTAMSPAWAASGVRYYGPSEDANNGNWRDKYVVKEKTPEADYMFRVGDIDNFATGWDQGFDPFSGEKTANAHTFPPRSQPADEPTGFDVVMIGSKAKTKPVLRPNLDAEEHKGYDGYSGMTATIKKAGNNYTVVSQGTPTAMTAVPITIDFSQYKDVIYKQGIDRALLQLYLDDFQATRFGTKYKVWINNQRAYFMEPAINSLAQSGPRGQLVTIPIPEEFQPLLLSGRLTLKFDDDETGYPDGFAIDFAKLLIGVKKTASTGAIRGKVKDKENGGNLEGATVEIPGLMSTTSDRNGDYLLNNVPAGLAFVTASKPGYESLTQNIDVRAGKTVELHFPLHYGGDVTAPSGTIAINGGAESTGSPAVSLTLSATDPGPRGTGVQQMRFSDDGVNWTQWEAYATTRPYTLPGSGGLKWVYVQFKDGANNVSDTAAASITFVPQVSSVAFEQGSYSVAAGLKANVKVIAYFTDNSSLDVSSDRNTSYQSSDNAIATVAGGSVAGVQMGTVTVTATYGGKSATTSVTVGVPVLTGITWGSNNYTVAKGATQNVTVSAQYSDGSSRDVTQDPAISYKSNDPSIAAISGAVITAKGVGATNVTANYGGKSTICTVSVTAAAVKALTWDQPSYAVAKGDQQPFTIRALYTDGASLDVTTDPNITITAAAPEIATASGGMISGHSQGQTVLTATFGGVSQAATVRVGAPVIKDISWEGAPYTVFVSKQQPFRIIATYSDGSTADVTSEAAYESANDAVASVNPGVITGKRAGQTEIRATVSGLPKKAATVSVVEATLRQIYWDKKEYELYKNDTRLFQLKAELTDDTVIDITSDAAVTYRSDNEEVAVINKGEGKIAGVGGGVTSIVATYGEKSASANVTVQLKQNADLSKLIPGWNRDGSTVYCGELKPALKPVADSQGDNYMIDVTDWSPLLNSSTKNYNLPIILQASDPDATITVNGLPVPKDGRGENPFALTALTGGVNWLKIVVTAQDGTTTRTYTVGVLLPPALANPGNIESRSSIDINQWNN; the protein is encoded by the coding sequence ATGAGGTATTGGAAGAAGCTGCTCAGCCTGATCACCTTGTGCGCCTTCTCGATGGCCACCGTGACGGCGATGTCGCCCGCGTGGGCGGCAAGCGGTGTCCGCTATTATGGGCCGTCGGAAGACGCGAACAACGGCAACTGGCGGGACAAGTATGTCGTAAAGGAAAAGACGCCCGAAGCCGATTATATGTTCCGTGTGGGCGATATTGATAACTTCGCCACCGGTTGGGATCAAGGCTTTGATCCGTTTAGCGGCGAAAAGACGGCGAACGCCCATACCTTTCCGCCGCGCAGCCAACCTGCCGATGAACCGACAGGCTTCGATGTGGTCATGATCGGTTCCAAGGCGAAGACAAAACCGGTGCTTCGCCCCAATTTGGATGCGGAAGAGCACAAAGGGTATGACGGCTACAGCGGAATGACGGCGACAATTAAAAAGGCGGGCAACAACTACACGGTTGTCAGCCAAGGAACCCCCACGGCGATGACGGCTGTGCCGATCACCATCGATTTTTCCCAATACAAAGACGTGATTTACAAACAGGGGATCGACAGGGCGCTGTTGCAACTGTATCTCGATGATTTTCAAGCGACCCGTTTCGGCACCAAGTACAAAGTCTGGATCAACAACCAGCGGGCCTACTTTATGGAGCCGGCGATCAACTCCCTCGCCCAGAGCGGTCCCCGGGGGCAGTTGGTCACCATTCCTATTCCGGAGGAATTCCAACCGTTGTTGCTCAGCGGCAGGCTGACGCTCAAGTTTGATGATGATGAGACAGGCTACCCTGACGGGTTTGCCATCGATTTTGCCAAACTCCTGATCGGCGTGAAAAAGACCGCCAGCACCGGCGCGATCCGCGGGAAGGTGAAGGACAAGGAAAACGGCGGCAACCTGGAAGGGGCCACCGTGGAGATACCGGGGCTGATGTCGACGACGAGCGATCGCAACGGCGACTATCTCCTGAACAATGTGCCGGCGGGCTTGGCCTTTGTCACAGCGTCCAAACCCGGTTATGAGAGTTTGACCCAAAACATCGATGTTCGCGCTGGGAAGACGGTGGAGTTGCATTTTCCGCTTCATTATGGCGGCGATGTGACGGCGCCCAGCGGAACGATTGCCATCAACGGAGGGGCCGAGTCGACCGGTTCCCCTGCCGTCTCGCTGACTTTGTCGGCCACCGATCCCGGTCCGCGCGGCACGGGCGTGCAGCAGATGCGGTTCTCCGATGACGGCGTCAACTGGACCCAGTGGGAGGCCTACGCTACGACGCGCCCCTATACCTTGCCAGGAAGCGGCGGTCTCAAGTGGGTCTATGTGCAGTTCAAAGACGGCGCCAACAACGTGAGCGACACCGCTGCCGCTTCCATCACCTTTGTGCCCCAGGTCAGTTCCGTCGCCTTTGAACAAGGCAGTTACAGCGTGGCGGCCGGGTTGAAAGCCAACGTCAAAGTGATCGCCTATTTCACCGACAACAGCAGCCTCGATGTGTCCAGCGACCGCAATACGTCCTATCAGAGCAGTGACAACGCGATCGCCACCGTGGCGGGCGGGTCGGTGGCCGGCGTCCAGATGGGCACGGTCACCGTGACAGCGACCTATGGCGGCAAGAGCGCGACGACCAGCGTAACCGTCGGCGTTCCGGTGCTCACTGGTATTACTTGGGGTTCCAACAACTACACCGTGGCCAAGGGCGCCACCCAGAATGTGACGGTGAGTGCGCAGTACAGCGACGGCTCCAGCCGGGATGTCACCCAAGATCCGGCGATCAGCTATAAAAGCAACGACCCAAGCATCGCTGCAATCAGCGGAGCGGTCATCACCGCCAAGGGGGTCGGCGCGACCAACGTGACGGCCAACTACGGCGGGAAAAGCACCATCTGCACCGTTTCCGTCACCGCTGCGGCGGTTAAGGCGCTAACTTGGGACCAACCGAGCTACGCCGTCGCGAAAGGGGATCAACAACCCTTCACGATCCGCGCCCTCTATACCGATGGCGCCTCCCTCGATGTAACGACAGACCCCAACATCACCATCACCGCGGCCGCTCCCGAAATCGCCACCGCCTCCGGCGGCATGATCAGCGGGCACAGCCAAGGCCAGACGGTGCTGACGGCCACCTTCGGCGGCGTCAGCCAGGCGGCGACGGTCCGTGTGGGCGCGCCGGTGATCAAGGACATCAGTTGGGAGGGAGCCCCTTACACGGTCTTTGTCTCGAAGCAGCAACCCTTCCGCATCATCGCCACCTACTCGGACGGCAGTACGGCTGACGTCACCAGCGAGGCCGCCTATGAATCCGCGAACGATGCTGTGGCGTCGGTGAACCCAGGCGTGATCACCGGGAAACGGGCCGGACAAACGGAGATCCGGGCCACTGTCAGCGGCTTGCCCAAAAAAGCAGCGACCGTTAGCGTCGTGGAAGCGACGTTGCGGCAGATCTATTGGGATAAAAAAGAGTATGAACTGTACAAGAACGACACCCGGCTCTTTCAGTTGAAAGCGGAATTGACGGACGATACGGTTATCGACATCACAAGCGACGCGGCGGTGACATACCGGTCAGACAACGAAGAAGTCGCCGTTATCAACAAAGGAGAAGGTAAGATTGCCGGCGTCGGCGGCGGCGTCACGTCCATCGTGGCAACCTACGGTGAGAAGTCCGCCAGCGCCAATGTAACGGTCCAATTAAAGCAGAACGCCGACCTCAGCAAGCTGATTCCGGGTTGGAATCGTGACGGTTCCACCGTCTATTGCGGCGAACTGAAACCGGCCCTTAAGCCGGTCGCAGACAGTCAAGGAGACAACTACATGATCGATGTGACTGACTGGTCGCCTTTGTTGAATTCCTCGACCAAAAACTACAACCTTCCTATCATCCTGCAGGCGTCTGACCCGGATGCGACGATCACCGTCAACGGTCTGCCGGTGCCGAAGGATGGACGGGGAGAAAATCCCTTTGCCCTCACCGCATTGACGGGAGGCGTCAACTGGCTGAAGATCGTCGTCACTGCGCAGGATGGAACGACGACAAGGACCTATACGGTCGGTGTCTTGCTTCCCCCCGCGCTGGCCAATCCCGGCAATATCGAATCACGATCTTCCATCGATATCAACCAGTGGAACAACTGA
- a CDS encoding prepilin-type N-terminal cleavage/methylation domain-containing protein, translating into MGRRMVRDESGMTLVEMLTVIAILSISFSAIYGMMQMNTRVLERESKSVEARSGAFDQLNELLRDAQKARRADIRNLTAPNRVQLTLHNELFRPNGIKTYLLTDADGDGRDYALSVDGREVLGLRVNAVDGRPFFSMNGDNTLTVVMSYREASANGAETVLETSIASRVYGPLARMEGLTLSGLQKNIQFTPSIFFYSATGRAGATLSVNGEFDDKTYKTTAVVTTPTVKGPEVELADGVAKSVATLAAGENKLVITMSPDLPAEEMKDEDKVNYEIVIYGE; encoded by the coding sequence ATGGGACGCCGAATGGTCCGCGACGAAAGCGGCATGACACTTGTGGAGATGCTCACCGTGATTGCCATCTTATCCATTTCCTTTTCCGCCATCTACGGGATGATGCAGATGAACACGCGCGTGCTGGAACGGGAAAGCAAGAGCGTGGAAGCGCGGTCGGGCGCTTTCGACCAACTGAACGAACTCTTGCGGGACGCTCAAAAAGCGCGCCGAGCCGATATCCGCAACCTCACCGCGCCAAACCGCGTTCAGTTGACGCTCCACAACGAACTGTTCCGGCCCAACGGAATCAAGACCTACCTATTGACCGATGCCGATGGCGACGGGAGGGATTATGCCCTCTCTGTTGACGGGAGAGAGGTTTTGGGGCTGCGAGTGAACGCCGTAGATGGACGCCCTTTTTTTTCCATGAATGGTGACAATACGCTCACTGTCGTCATGAGCTACCGCGAGGCATCGGCCAACGGCGCGGAAACGGTTCTGGAGACATCCATCGCCAGCAGGGTCTATGGCCCCCTGGCTCGCATGGAGGGCTTGACCTTATCGGGACTGCAGAAAAATATACAGTTTACGCCGTCGATATTTTTCTACTCGGCCACCGGACGGGCGGGCGCGACGCTCTCTGTAAATGGGGAATTTGACGACAAGACCTATAAAACCACGGCTGTGGTAACGACGCCGACGGTAAAGGGACCAGAAGTGGAACTGGCCGATGGCGTGGCAAAGAGTGTCGCCACATTGGCAGCCGGGGAGAACAAACTGGTCATCACCATGTCGCCGGATTTACCGGCCGAAGAGATGAAAGACGAAGATAAAGTCAACTATGAGATCGTCATCTACGGAGAATGA
- a CDS encoding type IV pilus modification PilV family protein — protein sequence MQKREQGFTILESVIALTILSIVVLAATNTYVFAAFRGKDAQNKTTALAYAAEQLERYKEQFSRDYLFDADGLLYHKGTNGQWTRYTVAAIPASAPRNNMVFLSALTVTSRKIDENSPTVGSSGVGASLQDNQLFQLTVDVSWPASAAPAERQSVRLTTFVKTR from the coding sequence ATGCAAAAACGGGAACAGGGTTTCACCATCTTGGAGTCAGTGATCGCCCTTACAATTTTGTCCATCGTCGTGCTTGCCGCCACGAACACCTATGTTTTCGCCGCCTTTCGAGGGAAAGATGCGCAGAACAAGACGACGGCGCTGGCCTATGCGGCGGAACAATTGGAACGGTATAAAGAACAATTTTCTCGCGATTATCTCTTCGATGCCGACGGGCTTCTCTATCATAAAGGGACAAACGGTCAATGGACGAGATACACCGTCGCAGCGATCCCCGCTAGCGCTCCCCGTAACAATATGGTTTTTCTTTCGGCACTGACAGTGACATCCAGGAAAATCGATGAGAACTCTCCCACGGTAGGCAGCAGTGGGGTGGGGGCGTCTTTACAGGACAATCAACTGTTTCAATTGACCGTTGATGTCTCCTGGCCGGCATCGGCTGCCCCGGCGGAGCGTCAATCGGTGCGGTTGACGACCTTTGTCAAAACGAGGTAA
- the gerQ gene encoding spore coat protein GerQ, which produces MDRELREERPIVGRPEYVSQPGPCDQDDCRREPCPRPAEPMYPLPEMPSPGPMTGPIAGGPMPGMMPGMMPGCGCMPDMMHEMPGMMPGMMPGMMPGMSPGMVSPIGAYPMPTVPYPPSGGMLPGGAVMPEGPEVPGMLPLEQSYIENILRLNRGKVATIYMTFENNVQWNAKCFRGCIEAAGRDHIILSDPKTGKRYLLLMVNVDYVTFDEPINYDYPGYLAPPVRQR; this is translated from the coding sequence ATGGACCGCGAACTGCGTGAAGAGAGACCGATTGTGGGGAGACCGGAGTATGTGAGCCAACCGGGTCCTTGTGACCAAGACGACTGCCGCCGGGAACCCTGCCCGCGTCCTGCCGAACCGATGTACCCCTTGCCGGAGATGCCGTCGCCAGGGCCCATGACCGGACCGATTGCAGGCGGGCCGATGCCCGGGATGATGCCGGGCATGATGCCGGGTTGCGGTTGCATGCCCGATATGATGCACGAAATGCCGGGTATGATGCCGGGTATGATGCCGGGGATGATGCCAGGGATGTCGCCGGGGATGGTCAGCCCCATTGGCGCCTACCCGATGCCGACGGTTCCCTATCCCCCCAGTGGCGGGATGCTCCCTGGCGGCGCTGTGATGCCCGAGGGGCCTGAGGTGCCGGGCATGCTGCCTCTGGAACAGTCATACATTGAAAATATCCTCCGCCTCAACAGGGGCAAGGTGGCCACCATTTACATGACCTTCGAAAATAATGTGCAATGGAACGCCAAGTGTTTCCGCGGTTGCATTGAGGCGGCCGGACGGGACCATATCATCCTCAGCGACCCCAAAACGGGGAAACGCTACCTCCTGCTGATGGTGAACGTCGATTACGTCACCTTTGATGAGCCCATCAACTATGACTACCCCGGTTACCTAGCGCCGCCTGTCCGCCAGCGTTGA
- a CDS encoding cell wall hydrolase: protein MAVIKAPADQVKMLARLMRAEAEGEGVQGMLMVGNVGVNRVRANCLDFRGIRSIQRMIYQSPGGFEAVQRPYFYQRAREKELRLARRVVNGERVRPASNALWFFRPGTVGCPGVWYRQPNTGKHKKHCFFAPLRTNCPDVYRG, encoded by the coding sequence ATGGCTGTCATCAAGGCGCCTGCGGACCAGGTGAAAATGCTGGCCCGACTGATGCGCGCCGAGGCGGAAGGGGAAGGCGTACAGGGGATGCTCATGGTTGGCAATGTCGGTGTCAACCGCGTGCGAGCCAACTGCCTCGACTTTCGTGGCATTCGCTCGATCCAGCGCATGATCTACCAGTCGCCCGGCGGATTTGAGGCGGTGCAGCGGCCCTATTTCTACCAGAGAGCGCGAGAAAAGGAGCTCCGACTGGCGCGGCGTGTCGTCAACGGGGAGCGGGTGCGTCCGGCCAGCAACGCCCTGTGGTTTTTCCGGCCGGGAACCGTCGGCTGCCCAGGTGTCTGGTACAGGCAACCGAACACAGGCAAACACAAAAAACACTGCTTTTTCGCGCCGCTGCGGACAAATTGCCCTGACGTGTACCGAGGATAG